The Spinacia oleracea cultivar Varoflay chromosome 2, BTI_SOV_V1, whole genome shotgun sequence DNA segment GGATCTAACGGGGTACTTAAGGTGGAATGAAGAGTTTGAGTAACATAACTTCTAAAACAACTATACAATCAAATCCTGACATCCTCATTCCTCATCTCATCTTATTTTAAAAGTTGTTTCTTGAAACAATAATCGTTACTTTTTACTGCTTCTTTGTCATATTCTCTTTTCAATATCACGGGTTATGACACCACCAAGACACTCAAACAAGCCAGATTTTGCCAAGAGTCAGGATTATTAAATGGATAATTGGTAATCAAGAATACCTGATCATCAAACCAGCGACCACGTCTTAGCCAAGCAGTGACCAGTGCAAGCAGAATTCTTGGAGGTGTCAAGTAATTAACGGCCTTTCCGCTGCCCTTCACCACCCTCATGCGTGGAACCAAGGATCTAGCAACTGTCTCTGGAAGTTCGCAGATGATGTTAAACATTTGTTTATTCTTCAGACTGGAGCCACTGCAGGTACAGGCAGGCATACACATGTTGAGTAACCAGTGCACAACAGATGTCAACAAAGGTACTCTCTCAAAAGTCAAAACAACACTTGTGTCTTTGCACACTTCAACAATTCCGGTTGAAGTTTGATTCCTTAAATTGTGACTTTGTAACCGTGGTCAAACTCACTTAGATAGCAGCTGCATAGAATGTAAGAAACGAGATTCCGGAATTTAGTCATGTACCTCAACAGTAACTCTGTCAGAACCATGCCAGGCGACGCTGTATGGACGCCTATCATGGTCCGCCTACACTCCTTCAAGAGTGAGGATTGAAGCTGCCGCAGACCACATTTTGTTGACCCGTAGCTGTTAGTAAATAGCAACTATTTAGACAAAAGACAGTACCAAAGTTCTTAATAAGGTTAACAACTCAATCTTTCAAGCCCCGGGGAAATATGTAGTACAACTTACACTGCTGTCAAAGGGGTACTGGAACCCCCGGAACCTGCACCATCCATGTTAAATATGTGGCCCCCCTTTTTCTGACTTGTCATTACCCGCATAGCTTCTCTGGTGCAGATTACAGATCCAACTAAGTTCGTTGATACAATCTACAGATAAGCCATAAGTGTTAATGGATGAGTTTCAAATCTTTCAACCTTAAAGAATTGTCACCTGATTCAGCATGTTTCTAGAAAATAGGATCAGGTATTAACAAATCAGAACTTAGGAAGGAAAAAGATAAATAGAAGGTTATGAGACTACGAAAAgaagaattttttttctttattttttgagaATCTAAAATTTGAGTGAATAGAAGCACAAACCTGCTTGATATCTTCGTCAGTGAATTGCAACAAGGGTCTGAATCCTTTATTTGTTCCTGCATTGTTAATCTGCCAAGTGTGTATAAAATAATAGTTAATGTTATTGAAACCTTTACACAAAATGGATATGTATGAAATAAAGGTATTCATTTTACTTTTTCACTATAAGCCACATGCATACATTAGAAGGAATTTCGTAGAGGGACAACAGAGGTATAGACAAAGCACGGTTCACTACAATATCAACACCAAACCAATGCCTCTAAAGAGGCTTCTGCCCATGGTTGGGTAAGGGAAAATGGGTGTAAGCACTAAGCAGTACTGTCCTTGTGGAAACCGAAGGTCTGTTTTTATTTGATCTTGATCTGAAACATAAGAGCGTAACGTTTCTCTATTTCAACATAGGTGCATCACTTAAAATTTTGTATTGGACAAAAGAAGGTAAGAACTTCCATTACGCACATGAACAACAGAAAGAAACCTCACGGGTAAAGAACCCTATTCTGGAGGAAAAGCCCTACCCTACAGGGAGAGCTTTTTAATGCATGAGCTGGCCCTTCACCAAAGGATGTTCCCGACCAATCTAACATTCCATATTAATATTAAATAGTATATTAGTATGATCCTCTAACTTCCACACAGGTTAAATCTGGCAAGTGACACGAGCAAGAACTGTAATTACTGAATATTTGACAAATCCTCAAAATGTGATTCACAGAAAGATTATACAAAAGGCCCAGGGTTAAGACTTTAGAGTAcataaacccaaaaaaaaaattggtagaCCATAGAGAGTTaattgatctcatgcatttaaTCTTTCCCAATCAAAAGCATCACTAGCTAGTTCACTCAGTCCTTAccaaagaaaagttcaaaaacaatATAAGTTTTGAACTATGTTTAAAAGAAGTGTTTGTCAATTACTTCGTATTTTTTTAGAGATCAATTAGCTGAGGTCCTTGAGGATTGTGAAAACTAAATCTCGCATCATCTAAGTTGTTTTATTTGACCCCAAGTCATCTGAAAGGAACTCTTCCATAATGAAACTCTCCCTGGGTTCAGGATTGAGTAGCTAACCAGATAAATAAGATATATCTCATCTGAAATCAATCTAGATTGTTGTAAACTTGTAATAGCCTAGCTTCTCTGAAGGCTCAATGGTTGCCTGTTCAGCTAGACCTTTTAAACATAGACAGATAACAATAGAGGGTTACTGTTTCTCAGACACCCACTTACCAGTTACTATTTCCTCTAAATACATCCTTTAAGACAATGTATCATTGTCATGCAGCTCATGCTTATATAATGATATCAGCGTGCATCTAGCTGATTTGAAATTCTCGACTATCCTGCTATAATAATAGAACTACGTATGCAAGGGCCAAGAAACTTCAATTGAAATTAGGAAGGTTGAAGAAAAGACTAAAGTGATATATGTTGAATAGAACTCCTTAGGAGAAAAAGCACATTACTCACCCAAATATCAACTGAACCAAGTTCATTTACAGCAAAATCAGCTAACTTGCTCACGTCATTAGGGTTGCAAACATCACATGGTATGCCTACCACTTTTGCATATCTCTGATTTTTCCCATTTACAGCTTTCATTTCCCTAAGACTTTCTTCAAGCTCTTTCACAGTTGCATCCACTGAATCAGCACTGCCTTCAAGATAGCGCACTGTGAGTTTGAcataacaaaaaaagaaaagaaaggtgaCCCTTAAGTTCCAGAATACAACCTGCGTGAAGTAACAACCACTCGGTCTCCAGAAAGAAGAAATTCTCTAGCAAGTGCTTTACCGAGCCCTCTAGTACTGCACCAAGTAATGAGAGAGTAAGACTAAAGAAAGATAGAAATGCTTCAAAAGTTCAAAGTAGCATTTGGGATATAAGatgactgaaataaataaatacccaGACTACCAAAATTTAAGTCATTTAAAGAAATGACAGCAGGCAGTAAACTGATAAGCAATATTACGAAAAACGTATAtatattcaacaacaaaatcaTAGGATATTCCCGTGTATCTTCTCTTTACAAAAACAAGACAATTGGGGAATGGTTTTAGCAAATATAAAATATGCTCTTGACCAAAGGGAATAATTTGTACATAGCTCAAAGTCGACCAATCTTGCAcggaaattagaaaaaaaaaaagaaggctCTCATATCCAAGAAGTGTACTGTTCCATATTACTCTCACATCAAGCAGAAAGAAAGATAATCATCTTCATGACTCTCGTTCAGTATATAACTTGAGTATTGTAATTTTGTAAATCTGTAGTAtttttttctcttattttagtttgtattatttcaatttTGATTTGTTTTAGGTAGGTTTTCTATTATTTAGTTTAGGTATTGGGTTTGGACTTTCGAGTATTATTCGGTGAGGTTGAAGAACTACATGTGAAGCATAAAGAGAACATAAATATCAAGCATCAGGCATAGTACCTCCCAGTTATTACAACATTCCTTGGACCAGCTCGGCTATGTTCATCCATAACCATGTTTGCCCCTACCATAGTCCCAATTATGACCCCTCCAAGCCAACTATACCAGATCAAGTCATTCATCTCACCACCTTTACATCATGAAAATGTTATGGAATCAGCCTGTGACATTCCTAAATTAAGAAGGGAGATTTATGTATAGTACGTAAATGTGGTGCTAACCTGACAATTGAACTCCAGTAAGTAGAACAACACCCGTGCTCATCATTGTCACAATGTATCTCCCAACTTGTAGAGCAGCCTATATACACAGAAAACAGTAAAGAGCCTGAATAACAATGTATTCACGTCCTACCAAGCAAATACCACAACATTGTACTATGTTTTTACTCCATATTTTGTTGCATAGGGAGCCACAAAGGGAAATATAAGCTAGTTGGCATTGACAGTTTCGACAGGATTATGTACTGTGTGATTGTATCTGGAAACTAACAAGAAtgtcgaattttaaaattaacaagATCTTCTTCATAAAACCACCATAAGTCCATAACATCCAACATCAGGAGATAGTTAACATTACACCAAAGCAAACTCAGCAACAGTAGTAGTATAGTAAAACACAAAATGCAGATGATTTGTATACTATAGTACTGTATAATAATACACAAAACCCAGTTACCTAAATGAACAGTTTTTAATTCAAGttgcatattatattcacatttCATAATCAACACAACAAATTATTATGACACAAAATACTATGGAGTACTAattaaaaattccaaaaatagcaagaaATATACCGAGAAAAGAACCTTCTCGAGCTCAGCCAATGCATCCCTGTTCTCATCCCCAGAAGGAAATTTACACAATCTCACAATCCCTGACTTAATTGAACTACCAATCTCCCTTACATTCCCTTTAACTTTCAACACCAATTTCAAATTCCTAAtatccttttctctctcctcaatctCAGCACCACCCCCTTCTTCTTCCTTAAAACCCCTGCAAACTTTCCAACACCGTCTTCTTCTACACTTCCTAGATTGACCCAGTACCGGAATACTCCCCGGAATTGAGAATTCCCGACGAATTTCCGGCCGAAGTGGCAATTGGATATCTGGGTATGAACCCATTTTTGTAAGGGTGGCCATTTTTAAGCCAAAGATTGAatctttttaaatatttttattatcctGCTAATAAAAGATTGAATCTTTTTATAACAAGTTGTAATTTGTAAGAACCCTAGAAAATTGGAATTTGATTTAAAAGGATAAAATGGAAGAAAGAAGAGAAGAAATATCTAGCTCCTAGTCGTTTGGAAGAAGATATTGCCCATATTGGAGattggagagagagaaagagagtgtGATGTCCACACGTTAAAGCAAAGTTTCATTTGCTTGAATTTGTGATCATATGCTTCCACGTACATTCGAATGTTTGTACCTTAATGGCTTAATCTCCTAATTTCTCTTCACGTTTGTTGATCATCTTGTTTTTATTCTACGAAGTTTCTCTTTTACGTAACAACCTCTACCTATGAAATCAACTTATTTGTATTTAGGcaaatttattaaaaagaaccttttataatttaaattttgtgAGAAATAACCTTATATAACTTTTTTTGTGAAATTAcattttaatgtaattttttttgcgagaaaggacttAAAGGAAGTTTTTGGCATTTGATTGAGCTTTTTCGGCCAttaacttgcacgtgagcaacaCGTGTGACTTAAATTGGCTAAAGACACTGATTTTCacgagtcttgaattttcaaacttgattttatttcgactttttttttcaacattaggttttaaagcttagaattttagaggaaaattgggtgtagttagcaaaataaagccacgcgtgcaagtcaatgcccggaaaagctcagtcaatgccggaaacttacttttggttgtctttcgcaaaaaaattacattaaggtgtgatttcacgaAAAAAAgttataaggtcctttctcgcaagaaaaattaactttaaggtgtgatttcacaaaaagaattatataaggtcctttctcgcaaattttgggttataaaaggtgattttagcaaatttgcctTGTATTTATTAGTATTAATATAAGTTCCTCAATAACAAACATTAAAAGATTATTAGAGTAGTACACTTGTTTATACTCCATGGTACCTAGTATTCCCTTAGGGGcatttttaattagttttataaTTTATGCGTAGTATGATAATATTTAGTTTAAATCgcaaaataattaatcgaacgAATTGTAATTTACTACTCCATACAATATACTAAAATAGACGCTAAGAGAAACCGTGTCACATTTTGGTGCAAACTTTCTCGCCAAAAATATTTTTAAGGTGAAAAAAAAACGCCCTATCGGTAGTGTCGTGCCTGAGATATACTATTAATTTACATATCTTGGAAATTTGggatttcaaaaaaaatcatacttcGTAGTTTCATTGGATTCATATTAGAcgtgaacttatctgaactaaaTTTAAATGAGcttgtctgaacttattggaatttACTGGATCACATTAAACCCGATTGACCTATTTCTAACTTATTGGACTTGATTGAAACTTATTTGAACATTACCTTTTGTTATCTGATCCGATATAATATGGTAAGGATTAAGGAGTAATGTGAAGTAACCGGACTTCATCACTCATTTAGCAAAAGAAAAGGTGAAGTAAAcctggttatgttgaaattaattttgatgGTTCTGTTCGCAACAACCCGGGATTAGCCGGTGTTGTAATTAGGGGTAATTTGGGTAACAATATCATTAGTCGTACGTACAATCTTGGCGACTCGTCTGCGATTCTTGCAGAAGTAATTTCTCTCCGTAACAGTCTTTAATTTGCTAGCTATGgagcataatatatattcatcatattttCATTCAAGGTGATATCTTATTAATATCTTATACAGGATAAATCAAATTGTATCTAGAACATTCGTTTATTAATGGATGATATTAAGAAGCTAGTTATTTTCTCACTTTGAAAAAGTTGATTCTCGTCATGTGTATTGGGAAGCCAATCGAGAGACTGATTATGTCCCCTCCTTAGGTCATCATTACACATAGATTGACCCTCGTAGACaacaaattttcttattttatttatttagatAAGTTAGGATATTGTCTTGAGAGAAGACTTTTCTAACTTTCGTGTAACTTTTCCATTACTCCCTCTATactttaaaaagagatacacttttcttaaaagaccatattttaaaaagagatacacttttcttttttgagatGTTTTGGTCCCCACACCCCATTATAATAATATTTATCTCATTTTTATGGTTCTCACACTTACTCAAATCATCTTTAATTTTAACTATAACAAATAATCCATCAactaccccactttcatcttgttttaataaattcaattcaCTCTTCTAAACTATGTGCCGGTCAAAATGtatatctttttaaaatacggagggagtactaaataaaaaaataaaaataaaaaaataaaataggatATTTAAATCACAACTGACAAGTACTTTAACATTATTGGGTAGGCCATTTTGTGGGCTCTAATTATAAAAAAGCCCATAATAATGCCATAGGCCCACAAGCCTAAAAAACAAAACAGGCTGACAAGTTGAGGATATTTAGGTTCGTCGTTTGGATGTGGGAGGAAATGAAATCATGAATGTACTACAGTCTTCAACTCTACAATATGATTTACAGTATGCATGAAGGACAAGATTATAAATTCATCTGTTCAATCCTTTTATGGCTTTCAATATAGTAGTAAAGAGTACTAAAGATCTTTATTGAGGATAAGACAGTTATCCTATATGATAGAATATCGAATAtagtagagttatgttataactAGGCTATATGATATAAGATAGAAGTCTATATGAAGAGTAGGAGATCTAGTTCATATAGACTTCTATCTTATATCATATAGCCTagttataacataactctactaTATTCGATATTCTATCATATAGGATAACTGTCTTATCCTCAATAATCTtgacaaaattttcaaaatattaataaagttatgatatattttataattttacaaatattatattttgaaaaataaaattactgctgaaaatttatattaaaaatcaaataaatacagaatgataaaaaaaaattagtcaaATATACTGAATCTTTTCCATAATAAgttactaaaataaataaatgaatgaaAAGGGAAAAA contains these protein-coding regions:
- the LOC110803398 gene encoding probable chlorophyll(ide) b reductase NYC1, chloroplastic — its product is MATLTKMGSYPDIQLPLRPEIRREFSIPGSIPVLGQSRKCRRRRCWKVCRGFKEEEGGGAEIEEREKDIRNLKLVLKVKGNVREIGSSIKSGIVRLCKFPSGDENRDALAELEKVLFSAALQVGRYIVTMMSTGVVLLTGVQLSGGEMNDLIWYSWLGGVIIGTMVGANMVMDEHSRAGPRNVVITGSTRGLGKALAREFLLSGDRVVVTSRSADSVDATVKELEESLREMKAVNGKNQRYAKVVGIPCDVCNPNDVSKLADFAVNELGSVDIWINNAGTNKGFRPLLQFTDEDIKQIVSTNLVGSVICTREAMRVMTSQKKGGHIFNMDGAGSGGSSTPLTAVYGSTKCGLRQLQSSLLKECRRTMIGVHTASPGMVLTELLLSGSSLKNKQMFNIICELPETVARSLVPRMRVVKGSGKAVNYLTPPRILLALVTAWLRRGRWFDDQGKALYSAEADRIRNWAENRTRFSFTDAMEMYTENTWVSVVSLSVVCAFIILSSTGSSFHGT